The Streptomyces sp. NBC_00286 nucleotide sequence GTATCGAGCGCGCCGTCGAGCTGATCGCCCGTCACGTGCGCGAGTACCCAGCCCACATCCGCTTTATCGCCCGCGAACGGAATGGTGGTGTCCAGAAAGTCCGGGCCGCGATCGCGGAGCAACTCACGCGGTTCACCGAGGAGGTGAGGACCGCACTGGCCAAGCACCCGGAGTCGGCCGACTGGAGCGACGACGACCTGCTGATGCTCGCGGGCCTGTACGTCGACCAGATGCTGATGACCGCCTCCAACCTCCTGGACGCGTCCCCCGAGGAGCAGGACCAGGTCCTCCGGGTGGCGACCCGCCGAATGCGCCTGATCGCGGTCGGCCGCCGGCACTGGTTGGGGTGACATCCCCTCAGCAGGACGCACACGAAGGGCGCGTACGAAGCTGCCGTACGCGCCCTTTCGCCGTCCTGCGAGCAACAGGCCTGCGTGCAACAGGCCTACCTGCAACAGGCCTACCTGCAATAGGTCAGAGCCTGACCCGCGCAAGCTGTCGAGACTGCGCCACCAGCCGGTCCGCGCTGTCCCAGACCTCGGCGTCCTCCTCCAGGAAACCGCCGGCGAGGTTGCGCGTGGTGATTGAGACCCGCAGCGGACCCGGCGCCGGGCGGCAGCGGATGTGCACGGTCAGCTCGACGGTCGGAACCCAGCCGGACAGGCCCAGTTCGAAGGCGGTCGGCGGCAGCGCGTCGACCGCGAGGAGCAGCGAGAAGGGGTCGGCGTCCCGGCCGTCGGCGAGCCCGAACCACGCCCGCATCTCCCCCTTGCCGGACGGCGAACCGAGAGCCCAGCCCAGGGTGGAGGGGTCGAGCTTGAGCATCAGCCGGTCGGTGATGGCGGAGCTGCCGGGGACGGGAGCGGGCGAGTCGGCGGGCCCGAAGCACTGATCCAGCGGCGGAATCGCGGGCGGCTTCGCCGACGTGCGTACGTCGTCGGGGAGCGCGTCCAAGTCCCCGTAGGAGGCGAGTACGCGGATCCGCTCGACCTCCCGGCCTGCCTCGTCGTACTGGAAGAGGGAGGCCTGACCTGTCGACAGGGTACGGCCGGTGCGTACGACATCCGTGCGGACGACCGCCGGACCCGGCTCGGATGCGGTCAGGTAGTGCGCGGAGACCGTGAACGGGTCGCCGTGCGGCAGGGTGTCCGCGAGGGCGCGGCCCAGAACGGCCAGCAGGTAACCGCCGTTGACGGCGTTGATGATCGTCCAACCGGCGGACAGGTCGATGTCGTAGACGCCGGGTGCGCGGCGCGTGACCGCGGTGTCGCGGTCGAACTCGCTGTCGCCGATCGCTGCCTGTACGAGAGCTGCTTCTGACATGCCTGAACGGTACAACAACTAACTACTAAGCAGTAGCTTTTGAGATTTCGGCCACGTGACATCTCCCCACACACAGAAACGGGAGAGCGCACACGCGCTCTCCCGTCCTGTCGCACCGCGGAAGTTACTCCTTGGAGGACCCGGAGTCCTTGGTGGTACCGGAATCCTTCTCGGCACCGGAATCCTCGCGCTCCTCGCCCGACGTGTCCCCCACCTGCGCCGCGACCGCAGCCGAGGTCTCCGCCGACTCCGCGAGCACCTCGTCGGCCACCAACTCCGCCGCTTCCTTCGCGGCGGTCAGCAGGACGGTGTCCTGCGGGGCCTGGTCCTCGAAGTTCTCCGGGTGGTGGCAGGCCACCTGCTGACCCGGCCTCAGCTCGAGGAGCGGCGGCTCCTTGGTGGCGCAGATCTCCGTGGCCTTCCAGCACCGGGTGTGGAAGCGACAGCCGCTCGGCGGCGAGATCGGCGAGGGCACATCGCCCTTGAGCAGGATGCGCTCGCTCTTGGCGGCCCGGCGCCGGGGGTCCGGGATGGGCACGGCCGACATCAGCGCCTTGGTGTACGGGTGCATCGGCGCCTTGTAGAGCGAGTCGCGGTCCGCGAGCTCGACGATCTTGCCGAGGTACATCACCGCGATACGGTCCGAGACATGGCGTACGACGGACAGGTCGTGCGCGATGATCACGTACGTCAGGCCCAGCTCCTGCTGGAGGTCGTCCAGCAGGTTCACGACCTGCGCCTGGATCGACACGTCGAGCGCGGAGACCGGCTCGTCGGCCACGACCAGCTTCGGCTTCAGTGCGAGCGCTCGGGCGATGCCGATGCGCTGGCGCTGACCGCCGGAGAACTCGTGCGGGTAGCGGTTGTAGTGCTCGGGGCTCAGACCCACCAGCTCCAGGAGCCGCTGGACCTCCTTCTTCGCGCCGCCCTCGGGCTCGATGCCCTGGAGCCGGAACGGCGCCGAAACGATGCCACCGATGGTGTGCCGCGGGTTCAGGGAGCCGTACGGGTCCTGGAAGATCATCTGGATGTCCCGCCGCAGCGGACGCATCCCGGCCGTGTCCAGGCGCGTGATGTCCTTGCCCTCGAAGTGGATCGAGCCGCCCGTCGGGTCCTGGAGCCGCGTGATGACCCGGCCCATGGTCGACTTGCCGCAGCCGGACTCGCCGACCACGCCGAGGGTCTCGCCCCTGCGTACCTCGAAGCCGATGCCGTCGACCGCCTTGACCGCGCCGACCTGGCGCTGGAGGACGCCCTTGCGGATCGGGAAGTGCTTCTGCAGGCCCTCGACCTTGAGCAGCACCTCCCGGTTGTCGGAAGCGGAGGCCTGGGCAGGCGCCGTGGCCACGCCCGCTTTCGCCTCGTCCGTCTTCTTCGTCTCACTCACAGCTTCGGCGCAATCTCTTCGGTCCAGATCCGCGTACGGTCCTCCGCCGAGAGGTGGCAGGCGGAGAAGTGTCCGCTGCCGACCGGCTGGAGCTCCGGACGCACGGTACGGGTGACATCGCCCTTGGGGATGTCCGCGTACGGGCAGCGGGGATGGAAGGCGCAGCCCGAGGGGACGTTGATCAGGCTCGGCGGCTGGCCGCTGACCGGGATCAGTCGGTCGGAGGTCTCCCGGTCGATGCGCGGCATCGAGCCCAGCAGACCCCAGGTGTACGGGTGCTGCGGACGCTCGAAGACGTCATCGACGGAGCCGCGCTCCACGCACCGGCCGCCGTACATCACCAGGACGTCGTCGGCGATCTCGGCGACCACGCCCAGATCGTGGGTGATGAGGACAACCGCTGAGCCGAACTCCTTCTGCAGGTCCCGGATGAGGTCGAGGATCTGCGCCTGGACGGTCACGTCGAGGGCGGTCGTCGGCTCGTCCGCGATGAGCAGTTCAGGGTTGTTGACCAGCGCCATGGCGATCATCGCGCGCTGACGCATACCGCCGGAGAACTCGTGCGGATAGCCGTCGACGCGCTTGCCGGGCTCGGGGATGCCGACCCGGTCGAGCATCTCGACGGCCCGCTTGCGCGCGGTCTTCTTGTTGACGTCGTGGTGGACCCGGTACGCCTCCACGATCTGGTTGCCGATCGTGTAGTACGGGTGCATCGCGGACAGCGGGTCCTGGAAGATCATCGCCATCTCGCGGCCGCGCAGTCGGCGCACCTCGTCCGGCTCGGCCGAGATCAGCTCCTTGCCGCCAAGCCAGATCTCGCCGGACATCTGGACGTTCTTGCCGCGTGCCCCGAGCCGGTGCAAGCCCATGATCGCCAGCGAGGTGACGGACTTTCCGGAGCCCGACTCGCCCACGATGCAGAGGGTCTGGCCCTTCTCCACCTCGAAGCTGAGCCCGTCGACGGACTTGACCA carries:
- a CDS encoding TetR family transcriptional regulator; protein product: MSHTLGVRQAQKQKTRQAFLDAALALLEEQSLSSLGLREVTRAVGVAPTAFYRHFPSTADLGVALVEEALGSLHTMIAGTVSAAGDGDERIERAVELIARHVREYPAHIRFIARERNGGVQKVRAAIAEQLTRFTEEVRTALAKHPESADWSDDDLLMLAGLYVDQMLMTASNLLDASPEEQDQVLRVATRRMRLIAVGRRHWLG
- a CDS encoding thioesterase family protein, coding for MSEAALVQAAIGDSEFDRDTAVTRRAPGVYDIDLSAGWTIINAVNGGYLLAVLGRALADTLPHGDPFTVSAHYLTASEPGPAVVRTDVVRTGRTLSTGQASLFQYDEAGREVERIRVLASYGDLDALPDDVRTSAKPPAIPPLDQCFGPADSPAPVPGSSAITDRLMLKLDPSTLGWALGSPSGKGEMRAWFGLADGRDADPFSLLLAVDALPPTAFELGLSGWVPTVELTVHIRCRPAPGPLRVSITTRNLAGGFLEEDAEVWDSADRLVAQSRQLARVRL
- a CDS encoding ABC transporter ATP-binding protein, coding for MSETKKTDEAKAGVATAPAQASASDNREVLLKVEGLQKHFPIRKGVLQRQVGAVKAVDGIGFEVRRGETLGVVGESGCGKSTMGRVITRLQDPTGGSIHFEGKDITRLDTAGMRPLRRDIQMIFQDPYGSLNPRHTIGGIVSAPFRLQGIEPEGGAKKEVQRLLELVGLSPEHYNRYPHEFSGGQRQRIGIARALALKPKLVVADEPVSALDVSIQAQVVNLLDDLQQELGLTYVIIAHDLSVVRHVSDRIAVMYLGKIVELADRDSLYKAPMHPYTKALMSAVPIPDPRRRAAKSERILLKGDVPSPISPPSGCRFHTRCWKATEICATKEPPLLELRPGQQVACHHPENFEDQAPQDTVLLTAAKEAAELVADEVLAESAETSAAVAAQVGDTSGEEREDSGAEKDSGTTKDSGSSKE
- a CDS encoding ABC transporter ATP-binding protein; translation: MTELSKTGAAVGEPTSSLSNGPDAFLAVRDLKVHFPTDDGLVKSVDGLSFEVEKGQTLCIVGESGSGKSVTSLAIMGLHRLGARGKNVQMSGEIWLGGKELISAEPDEVRRLRGREMAMIFQDPLSAMHPYYTIGNQIVEAYRVHHDVNKKTARKRAVEMLDRVGIPEPGKRVDGYPHEFSGGMRQRAMIAMALVNNPELLIADEPTTALDVTVQAQILDLIRDLQKEFGSAVVLITHDLGVVAEIADDVLVMYGGRCVERGSVDDVFERPQHPYTWGLLGSMPRIDRETSDRLIPVSGQPPSLINVPSGCAFHPRCPYADIPKGDVTRTVRPELQPVGSGHFSACHLSAEDRTRIWTEEIAPKL